One Campylobacter sp. RM16192 genomic region harbors:
- a CDS encoding SseB family protein, producing MKQFLDNPSNKNENELIKELKKAEFIAPVIINQALAKPDGKAVYEEEGSNIKFILLEDEESTLSYFPAFTSKEEMMKWRSDSEQEVLNLQLKNYLAMLEASKEKYAGIVIDAFSYNLILNCETIKQICEI from the coding sequence ATGAAACAATTTTTAGATAATCCAAGTAATAAAAACGAAAATGAGCTTATAAAAGAACTCAAGAAGGCAGAATTTATAGCGCCTGTTATTATAAATCAAGCCTTAGCAAAGCCTGACGGAAAAGCTGTCTATGAGGAAGAAGGTTCAAATATCAAATTTATTCTGCTTGAAGATGAAGAAAGTACTCTCAGCTATTTTCCAGCTTTTACAAGCAAAGAAGAAATGATGAAATGGAGAAGTGATAGCGAACAAGAAGTGTTAAATTTACAGCTTAAAAACTATCTTGCTATGCTAGAAGCCTCAAAAGAAAAATATGCAGGTATCGTTATAGACGCTTTCTCGTATAATCTAATATTAAATTGCGAAACAATTAAGCAAATTTGTGAAATTTGA
- a CDS encoding DUF2130 domain-containing protein has protein sequence MKNSIKCANCGHEIDVNLALKREFELEFNQKMALQQREFEKELEVKRSEYKTHFEALKQKEKEFEKNLQDALNLKKTELENELKSKFESENLTLINSLKVELEAKSRQVSELNLKTVEIEKLKREKDELESSIKAKAELEFSAKLSQEKEKIQKLIESQNELKFRQKDEQMEALKKQLNEAQRKIEQGSQQLQGEVQELMIEEWLRLKFPLDVIEEVKKGANGADCMQIVNTREVQNCGKIYYESKRTKNFSNEWIEKFKADMRSSGADVGILVSEARPKDMERLGLVDGVWVCSYEEFKALSFVLRNGLVELKFAKNLSQNQGSKIELLYSYLTSNEFKMRIEAIVEGFTSMQDDLIKEQNAMKRIWKSREKQIEKVRDNAIEMFGSIKGIAGNAIGEIKRLELGFDDGDEMQSE, from the coding sequence TTGAAAAATAGCATAAAATGCGCCAATTGCGGTCATGAAATCGATGTAAATTTAGCTCTCAAAAGAGAGTTTGAACTTGAATTTAACCAAAAAATGGCTCTGCAGCAACGTGAATTTGAAAAAGAGCTTGAAGTAAAGCGAAGTGAGTATAAAACGCATTTTGAAGCTTTAAAACAAAAGGAAAAAGAGTTTGAAAAGAACTTGCAAGATGCTTTAAATTTAAAAAAAACAGAGCTTGAAAATGAACTAAAAAGCAAATTTGAAAGTGAAAATTTAACCCTTATAAACTCTCTTAAAGTCGAGCTTGAGGCAAAATCTAGACAAGTTAGCGAGCTAAATTTAAAAACTGTCGAGATAGAAAAACTAAAACGAGAAAAAGATGAGCTAGAATCTAGTATAAAAGCCAAGGCTGAGCTTGAGTTTAGCGCTAAACTATCGCAGGAAAAAGAGAAAATTCAAAAGCTAATCGAATCTCAAAATGAGCTTAAATTTCGTCAAAAAGATGAGCAGATGGAAGCTTTAAAAAAGCAGCTAAATGAGGCTCAGCGCAAGATAGAGCAGGGCAGTCAACAGCTTCAAGGCGAAGTGCAAGAGCTTATGATAGAAGAGTGGCTTAGGCTTAAATTCCCACTTGACGTGATAGAAGAGGTTAAAAAGGGTGCAAACGGCGCTGACTGCATGCAGATAGTAAATACCAGAGAGGTGCAAAACTGCGGTAAAATTTATTATGAAAGTAAGCGAACCAAGAACTTTTCAAATGAGTGGATAGAGAAATTTAAAGCCGATATGCGCTCAAGCGGTGCTGATGTGGGAATTTTAGTAAGTGAAGCTAGACCAAAAGATATGGAGCGACTGGGGCTGGTTGATGGTGTGTGGGTGTGTTCGTATGAGGAGTTTAAGGCGCTTAGCTTTGTGCTTAGAAATGGTTTGGTTGAGCTAAAATTTGCTAAAAATTTGAGTCAAAATCAAGGTAGCAAAATCGAGCTTTTATACAGCTATCTAACTAGCAATGAGTTTAAAATGCGAATTGAAGCCATTGTAGAGGGTTTTACTTCAATGCAAGATGATCTCATAAAAGAGCAAAATGCGATGAAGCGAATTTGGAAGAGTCGCGAAAAACAGATAGAAAAAGTTCGCGATAATGCCATAGAGATGTTTGGATCTATTAAAGGGATTGCTGGAAATGCTATCGGCGAGATAAAGAGGCTTGAGCTTGGATTTGATGATGGCGATGAAATGCAGAGTGAGTGA
- the putP gene encoding sodium/proline symporter PutP, which produces MEFSAYIAIAIYFGFLLVVGRYAYDKNASMNEYLLDNRRLGPVVTALSAGASDMSGWMLLGLPGALYATGLANAWIAIGLTIGAYCNYRFLAKRLRVYTEVASDSITIPDFLENRFKDNTKILRIVSGMIILVFFTLYVSSGIIAGGKSFESFFGLDFKIGAIFTLFIVVFYTFFGGFKAVCITDAFQGTLMFLVLVLVPTVAFFNLNLPDGTSLWSEISKYSKNHLDIFYNQNFLSVLGLMAWGLGYFGQPHIIVRFMAIRSSDELAQARRIGIGWMALGLIGAMMSGLIGFVYYSQLGAPLKDPETVFLKLGETLFHPFIVGVIISAVLSAIMSTISSQLLVSASSVTKDFVFAFYKKELDEKVQVAFGRYAVVAVALTATFIAFFSDDSVLSVVGNAWAGFGASFGPVILFSLYWKRMSALAALAGMIVGGATVIIWIMLGLSSEIYEILPGFIASSIAIVIISLWGDAIDKMTNEPNSKIVQDEFEKMKTRL; this is translated from the coding sequence ATGGAGTTTAGCGCTTATATTGCGATTGCTATATATTTTGGATTTTTGCTTGTAGTTGGTAGATATGCTTATGACAAAAATGCCAGCATGAACGAATATTTGCTGGATAATCGCCGCTTGGGTCCCGTTGTGACCGCTCTTAGTGCAGGAGCTAGTGACATGAGCGGTTGGATGCTGCTAGGGCTTCCTGGAGCGCTTTATGCTACAGGGCTTGCCAATGCGTGGATAGCTATAGGGCTTACTATTGGAGCTTATTGTAATTATCGCTTTTTAGCAAAAAGACTTCGTGTATATACCGAGGTTGCTAGTGATAGTATCACTATTCCTGACTTTTTAGAAAACCGCTTTAAAGACAACACAAAGATACTTAGAATAGTTTCCGGAATGATTATTCTTGTATTCTTTACATTATATGTTAGCAGCGGCATAATCGCTGGCGGAAAGAGCTTTGAGAGTTTTTTCGGGCTTGATTTTAAGATAGGTGCTATATTTACACTTTTTATAGTTGTTTTTTATACTTTTTTTGGAGGATTTAAGGCTGTTTGCATAACAGACGCGTTCCAGGGCACGCTAATGTTTTTGGTTTTGGTTTTGGTGCCTACTGTCGCATTTTTTAATCTGAATTTGCCGGATGGCACTAGTTTATGGAGCGAGATTAGCAAGTATAGTAAAAATCATCTTGATATATTTTATAATCAGAATTTTTTAAGCGTTTTGGGTCTTATGGCTTGGGGGCTTGGATATTTTGGTCAGCCTCATATCATAGTGCGCTTTATGGCGATAAGAAGTTCAGACGAACTTGCACAAGCTCGTAGAATCGGTATAGGCTGGATGGCTTTGGGTCTAATAGGAGCTATGATGAGTGGACTTATAGGTTTTGTATACTATAGTCAATTAGGAGCTCCACTAAAAGATCCTGAGACCGTATTTTTAAAGCTTGGAGAGACGCTTTTTCACCCATTTATAGTAGGAGTTATTATCTCTGCCGTACTTTCTGCGATCATGAGTACTATTTCAAGCCAGCTGCTAGTAAGCGCAAGCTCTGTAACAAAGGATTTTGTGTTCGCATTTTATAAAAAAGAGTTGGATGAAAAAGTTCAGGTAGCCTTTGGTAGATATGCCGTAGTTGCTGTAGCTCTTACTGCAACATTTATTGCATTTTTTTCAGACGATAGCGTTTTAAGCGTAGTTGGAAATGCTTGGGCTGGATTTGGTGCCAGCTTTGGTCCTGTTATATTATTTAGTCTTTACTGGAAGAGAATGAGCGCGCTAGCCGCACTTGCGGGCATGATAGTAGGTGGAGCTACCGTAATAATATGGATAATGCTTGGATTAAGCTCTGAAATTTATGAAATTTTACCAGGATTTATCGCGTCAAGTATAGCTATAGTAATTATTAGCTTATGGGGTGATGCGATAGATAAGATGACTAATGAGCCAAATAGTAAAATCGTGCAAGATGAATTTGAAAAGATGAAAACAAGGCTTTAG
- a CDS encoding amino acid ABC transporter permease: MNERFFKFLFFIFIVGFGTYYFYPTEMNEIQRMAYLKSYGVTLGLALGGILIGIALGFTLAFLKFLNIKILNFIIDEYIDILRGTPILLQLLIFSVVIFATWSDNFYVAIIALGLNSSAYVAEIVRGGVNSVDKGQMEAARAMGLNYGISMREVVFPQATKNILPALANEFISLFKETSVVGFISVVDITMQSKSLQAVFYNPRPIIFTGVVYYVSIKTLSFLAKKLEERLNRND, encoded by the coding sequence TTGAACGAGAGATTTTTTAAATTTTTATTCTTTATTTTTATAGTAGGATTTGGCACATACTACTTCTACCCTACCGAAATGAACGAAATTCAACGTATGGCCTACCTTAAAAGCTACGGTGTAACCCTAGGTCTTGCATTAGGCGGAATTTTAATAGGAATAGCACTCGGTTTTACTCTAGCGTTTCTAAAATTTTTAAATATCAAAATTTTAAATTTTATAATCGATGAATATATAGATATATTGCGTGGAACGCCTATACTATTACAGCTTTTAATCTTTTCTGTAGTGATTTTCGCTACTTGGAGCGATAACTTTTACGTAGCCATAATAGCTCTTGGACTAAACAGCTCCGCATATGTAGCAGAAATAGTAAGAGGCGGAGTAAATAGCGTAGATAAAGGCCAAATGGAAGCGGCTCGCGCAATGGGGCTAAACTATGGCATATCAATGAGAGAAGTAGTTTTCCCTCAGGCGACTAAAAATATCCTGCCGGCTCTTGCGAATGAATTTATCTCACTTTTTAAAGAGACATCGGTAGTTGGATTTATTAGCGTAGTTGATATTACAATGCAGAGTAAAAGTCTGCAAGCCGTATTTTATAACCCAAGGCCAATAATTTTTACCGGAGTGGTTTATTACGTAAGCATTAAAACACTTTCATTCCTAGCCAAAAAACTTGAAGAGAGACTAAATAGAAATGATTGA
- a CDS encoding amino acid ABC transporter ATP-binding protein, whose amino-acid sequence MIEIRNLNKNYGDLQVLKDINVDIKQGEVIAIIGPSGGGKSTFLRCINRLEEPTSGHIKINGEDILSKKADINKIRQKVSMVFQHFNLFANKNVLENLTLAPIKTGLMSEADAEKKALELLKSVGLSDKKDAFPHKLSGGQKQRIAIARALAMNPEVILFDEPTSALDPEMIGEVLDIMRDVASKGITMLVVTHEMGFARNVANRIFFMDGGKITVDDQPKNVFENPQNQRLKEFLSKVLNH is encoded by the coding sequence ATGATTGAGATTAGAAATTTAAATAAAAATTACGGCGATCTGCAAGTTTTAAAAGATATAAATGTAGATATCAAACAAGGCGAAGTAATAGCCATAATAGGTCCTAGTGGCGGAGGTAAAAGTACATTTTTACGCTGCATAAACCGTCTTGAAGAACCAACAAGCGGGCACATCAAGATAAACGGTGAAGATATACTAAGCAAAAAAGCAGATATTAATAAAATTCGCCAAAAAGTTAGTATGGTTTTTCAGCACTTTAATCTATTTGCAAACAAAAACGTTTTAGAAAATTTGACTTTAGCGCCTATAAAAACAGGTCTAATGAGTGAAGCGGATGCTGAAAAAAAAGCACTTGAGCTGCTTAAGAGCGTAGGATTAAGTGATAAAAAAGATGCATTTCCTCATAAGCTCTCAGGTGGTCAAAAGCAGCGTATAGCTATAGCTAGAGCTTTAGCTATGAATCCAGAGGTTATACTTTTTGATGAGCCCACATCTGCACTTGACCCTGAAATGATAGGCGAGGTGCTTGATATAATGAGAGATGTAGCCTCAAAGGGTATAACAATGCTTGTAGTTACCCACGAGATGGGATTTGCAAGAAATGTTGCCAATAGAATATTTTTCATGGATGGTGGTAAAATCACTGTGGATGATCAGCCTAAGAACGTATTTGAAAATCCTCAAAATCAACGTTTAAAAGAATTTTTAAGTAAAGTTCTAAATCATTAA
- a CDS encoding basic amino acid ABC transporter substrate-binding protein gives MKKLFALFLACFVWLGATELKIGTAANYPPFEFINDQNKITGFDIDLVQELSKRVGFEYKFVNMSFNGIIPALKAGKIDGVASAMSATDERRKSIDFTKSYYSTENIYLKKKSNNKITDKKSLKGKKIGVQLGTVQEIAAKEIDGVKVVPAEETVPLILGLKAEKMDAVILDSSIGYGYLKQNPDLMEFHKESDGSEGFSMAFDKDKHKEFIEKINVALEDIKKDGTYDKLLEKYDLK, from the coding sequence ATGAAAAAATTGTTTGCTTTGTTTTTAGCGTGTTTTGTTTGGCTTGGAGCCACAGAACTTAAAATAGGTACAGCTGCTAACTATCCGCCATTTGAATTTATAAATGATCAAAATAAAATTACTGGTTTTGATATAGATTTAGTTCAAGAATTATCAAAAAGAGTAGGATTTGAATATAAATTCGTAAATATGAGCTTTAATGGAATCATTCCAGCTCTAAAAGCAGGCAAGATAGATGGTGTTGCAAGTGCCATGAGTGCTACTGACGAGAGAAGAAAATCTATTGATTTTACAAAATCTTACTATTCTACAGAAAATATATATCTGAAGAAAAAAAGCAACAATAAGATAACAGATAAAAAAAGCCTTAAAGGCAAGAAAATAGGCGTTCAATTAGGAACAGTACAAGAGATTGCAGCAAAAGAAATAGATGGGGTAAAAGTAGTACCTGCAGAAGAAACAGTGCCACTAATCCTTGGTCTAAAAGCTGAAAAAATGGATGCCGTAATACTTGATAGTTCTATTGGATACGGATATCTAAAGCAAAATCCTGATCTAATGGAATTTCACAAAGAGTCAGATGGAAGCGAAGGCTTTTCTATGGCATTTGATAAAGATAAACATAAAGAGTTTATAGAGAAGATAAATGTCGCTCTAGAAGATATTAAAAAAGACGGTACTTACGACAAGCTTTTAGAAAAATACGATCTTAAATAA
- the thiE gene encoding thiamine phosphate synthase, producing MSKIYAISDDILTPDETILEQAREILECGIKYFQYRSKKAYKNENLARELLTLCDDFGAKFIVNDDVTFAKKIGAKCVHIGKDDGDIKAVREILGKDAFIGASCYNDINLAIKAQDAGASYVAFGSVFSSPTKPAAIRCSFETIMQAKEILDIPICAIGGINAQNIDQILSLEVDLIAVISALYRPESISENYKNLSRFL from the coding sequence TTGTCTAAAATTTACGCTATCAGCGATGATATTTTAACTCCGGACGAGACTATCTTAGAGCAGGCTCGTGAAATTTTAGAGTGCGGGATAAAATATTTTCAGTATAGAAGCAAAAAAGCTTACAAAAACGAGAATTTAGCACGCGAGCTGCTAACGCTTTGCGATGATTTTGGAGCAAAATTTATAGTAAATGACGATGTGACTTTTGCTAAAAAAATCGGAGCAAAATGCGTTCATATCGGTAAAGATGACGGCGATATAAAAGCTGTGCGAGAAATTCTAGGCAAAGATGCGTTTATCGGTGCAAGCTGCTATAATGACATAAATTTAGCCATTAAGGCGCAAGACGCAGGAGCAAGCTACGTAGCGTTTGGTAGCGTTTTTTCAAGCCCTACAAAGCCTGCCGCGATAAGGTGCTCTTTTGAAACTATAATGCAAGCCAAAGAAATTTTAGATATACCCATCTGTGCAATCGGCGGCATAAACGCTCAAAACATAGATCAAATTTTATCTCTGGAAGTTGATCTTATCGCTGTTATCTCAGCTCTTTATAGACCTGAGAGCATAAGCGAAAACTACAAAAACTTAAGCAGATTTTTGTAA
- a CDS encoding aminotransferase class V-fold PLP-dependent enzyme, which produces MLNLDEVRKNIILKDGIYYFDYTASGLAYEPIEKEVLKFLKTYANTHSDSSSNAILTQRRYENARSELKNLLALNDEFYLIGCGSGASAAIKKFQEIMGIYIPPKTRERYHIKALSNLPLVIVGPYEHHSNEVSFREGMCDVVRIGLDESGGVDFKMLERVLEMNKNREIIASFSAASNVTGVISDYKRVYELVKARGGVFALDASSLSAYANVDSNYFDALFLAPHKLLGGIGSCGLLAIKKTLADSSEPTFAAGGTVAYVSRTSHQFVKNFEQLEEGGTPGIIQMIRANLAYKLRNEIGFEHIKEREDELGELFENELENIDDVICYWPKNLTRVPIFAFNVRGVSPYDFAATLSNDFGIQTRAGCACAGPYGHDLLGLKDNVVFDKKPGWVRVSLHYTHTKDDVLYLVEAIKKSIDKHKNAWGEELALHSIFAGKI; this is translated from the coding sequence GTGCTGAATTTGGATGAAGTTAGAAAAAATATCATTTTAAAAGACGGAATTTATTATTTTGATTATACCGCTTCGGGGCTTGCTTATGAGCCTATCGAAAAAGAAGTTTTAAAATTTCTAAAAACTTACGCCAATACACATTCTGACAGCTCCTCAAACGCCATTTTAACCCAGCGCAGATACGAAAACGCAAGAAGCGAGCTTAAAAATTTACTCGCTCTTAACGATGAGTTTTATCTCATCGGTTGCGGAAGCGGAGCAAGTGCTGCCATCAAGAAATTTCAAGAGATCATGGGTATATATATACCGCCAAAAACACGCGAGAGATACCATATAAAGGCACTTTCAAACCTGCCATTAGTTATCGTTGGACCGTATGAACACCACTCAAATGAAGTTAGTTTTCGCGAAGGGATGTGCGATGTGGTGCGAATAGGGCTTGATGAGAGCGGAGGAGTTGATTTTAAGATGCTTGAGCGCGTGCTTGAGATGAATAAAAACCGCGAGATAATCGCCTCTTTTAGCGCCGCTTCAAACGTGACGGGTGTGATTAGCGATTATAAGAGAGTTTATGAGCTAGTTAAGGCTAGGGGCGGAGTGTTTGCGCTTGATGCCTCAAGTCTTAGCGCTTATGCAAATGTTGATAGCAACTACTTTGACGCGCTATTTTTGGCGCCGCACAAGCTGCTTGGCGGAATTGGAAGTTGTGGGCTTTTAGCGATTAAAAAAACACTTGCAGATAGCAGCGAGCCTACCTTTGCAGCCGGAGGAACGGTAGCTTACGTAAGCAGGACTAGCCATCAGTTTGTAAAAAACTTTGAGCAGTTAGAAGAGGGCGGCACTCCGGGCATAATTCAGATGATAAGAGCAAATTTAGCCTACAAGCTTAGAAATGAGATCGGCTTTGAGCACATTAAAGAGCGTGAAGATGAGCTTGGCGAGCTTTTTGAAAATGAGCTTGAGAATATCGATGACGTGATATGCTACTGGCCTAAAAATTTGACTCGAGTTCCGATATTTGCGTTTAATGTCCGCGGAGTTTCGCCTTATGACTTTGCAGCTACGCTTAGCAACGACTTTGGTATCCAAACTCGCGCGGGGTGCGCTTGTGCCGGGCCTTACGGGCATGATCTGCTTGGACTTAAGGATAATGTTGTCTTTGATAAAAAGCCGGGCTGGGTTAGGGTAAGTCTTCACTACACGCATACAAAAGATGATGTACTCTATCTTGTTGAAGCGATTAAAAAAAGTATCGATAAGCATAAAAACGCTTGGGGCGAGGAGCTTGCGCTTCACTCGATATTTGCAGGTAAAATTTGA